A single Brassica rapa cultivar Chiifu-401-42 chromosome A04, CAAS_Brap_v3.01, whole genome shotgun sequence DNA region contains:
- the LOC117133323 gene encoding replication protein A 70 kDa DNA-binding subunit D-like codes for MAMKVTPLKDVKPYKSGWKVHVKVLHSWKQYNPVHGDTLEMVLSDEAGCKIHASCKRTYMESKGRLLPVGAWRHIQNFTLSPSTGMYRATDHPFKMSIIQNTAITRSPLINEDMFLSLVDFQTVLGGSLKTCFLIDVIGQVVDLGDLETIQVSGKPRMKIEFTLRDMNDARVPCCLWGKFAEILYEGCSKDEEGKPICLIRFAKIGRFRGELQITNAFEASLLLINPDIAETAAFKQMFVDEVKPLAICEGRDEILDLEEVKSIQDKRDKWMLFPKRTIHGLLESTQVEKCLVECEVYAIDSDWGWYYFGCCTCNKKVVKVGTLVKTIHGKEVTTHLWWCEVCKENVSSVSPRFKLHLIVKDDTGETKLMLLDQIAKGMIVESAATLLNGSFDELEDPTDLPDAILSVVGKTFTFGISVEKEHVLYGSEIYKVGKIYRQSQIVFNESANVESSESDQDLALTSGEENSVNLLDNEEHIECLSTPSTTPSTKRKGAWSDPPRDITSTSKNLRLKTIKVEKMSDLDLEAGKKT; via the exons ATGGCAATGAAAGTGACCCCTTTGAAAGATGTGAAACCCTACAAAAGTGGCTGGAAAGTACATGTGAAGGTTCTGCACTCTTGGAAGCAGTACAACCCAGTGCACGGGGACACCCTCGAGATGGTGCTATCCGATGAAGCT GGATGTAAAATACATGCCTCTTGCAAGCGAACTTACATGGAGAGTAAAGGCCGCCTTCTTCCTGTTGGAGCATGGAGGCACATCCAGAATTTCACCCTCAGTCCTTCAACTGGCATGTACCGAGCAACCGATCATCCCTTCAAAATGAGCATCATTCAGAATACGGCAATCACAAGGTCTCCTCTGATCAACGAAGACATGTTTCTGAGCTTGGTGGACTTCCAGACTGTTTTGGGTGGATCACTCAAAACATGTTTTCTCATTG atgtGATTGGTCAAGTTGTGGACTTGGGAGATCTTGAAACTATTCAAGTCTCAGGCAAGCCAAGGATGAAAATAGAGTTTACCCTTCGCGACATGAA TGATGCTCGTGTTCCCTGCTGTCTGTGGGGTAAATTTGCGGAGATCCTCTACGAGGGGTGTAGTAAAGACGAAGAAGGGAAGCCCATTTGTCTAATAAGGTTTGCAAAGATCGGGAGATTTAGAG GTGAACTCCAAATCACCAATGCTTTTGAGGCATCACTGCTCTTGATTAATCCTGACATAGCAGAAACTGCAGCTTTCAAACAAAT GTTTGTTGATGAGGTTAAACCCCTCGCCATTTGTGAGGGTCGTGATGAGATACTTGATTTGGAAGAGGTGAAAAGTATCCAAGACAAGCGTGACAAATGGATGCTCTTTCCCAAGAGAACCATCCATGGACTTCTTGAATCCACTCAG GTGGAGAAGTGCTTGGTCGAGTGCGAAGTCTATGCTATTGACTCGGATTGGGGATGGTATTACTTTGGTTGCTGCACATGCAACAAAAAGGTAGTGAAAGTGGGAACTTTAGTTAAGACAATTCATGGAAAGGAGGTCACTACACATCTCTGGTGGTGTGAGGTGTGCAAAGAGAATGTTTCAAGTGTGTCACCAAG GTTTAAGCTCCATTTGATTGTTAAGGATGACACAGGAGAAACAAAACTGATGTTACTTGACCAAATTGCCAAGGGAATGATTGTCGAATCGGCTGCGACTCTTTTGAATGGATCATTTGATGAG CTTGAGGATCCTACAGATTTACCTGACGCCATCCTATCTGTTGTTGGAAAGACTTTCACCTTTGGAATTTCTGTGGAAAAGGAACATGTTTTGTATGGATCTGAGATTTACAAGGTTGGAAAAATCTACCGTCAAAGCCAAATTGTTTTCAATGAGTCAGCCAATGTTGAGAGTTCTGAGTCTGATCAAGATCTAGCTCTTACAAGTGGAGAAGAG AACTCTGTCAATCTCCTTGACAATGAAGAACACATTGAATGTTTGTCCACACCATCCACCACACCATCCACGAAGAGAAAGGGAGCATGGTCAGACCCTCCACGCGATATCACTTCGACTTCAAAGAACCTTCGCTTAAAAACTATCAAGGTGGAGAAGATGAGTGATTTGGATCTTGAAGCAGGCAAGAAGACCTAA